TACGACAACTTGGGTATAAACTTTTAAGTTAAGTGCTATGAGTATTCGACTTTGACTAATCGattctttattttgtgttCCCTCTTTATCGACAGATGCACTCCTTGCTGATTTGCAGAACAGCGTGCCGGGGCAGCCGCAACAATCTCAGCCGCAGTATGGAACAGTGCAAcccaaacagcagcagcagcagcaacaacaacagttcgTGGACAATACTCCAGGGTATGGCAGCCTGAGGGGCAAGGCACAGCCACAAGTGGTAAGTTGAGGGCATTTCTAAGAGATCTCCCGACTAATAAGTGCTTCTCTTGTCACAGTACCAGGAACATTATAGCGTAGAGACGCGCTCTCCTACGGCAGCGGATCTGAATGGAGTTAGTCATCAGAGCAATGGTTATCAGAATCAAGGCACTGGCTCGCTGCCTCGCTCAGGTTATAATAATGGAATTGCCCAGAATAGCTCCGGATTGTCAGAGCTGGACTCGCTGTTGCAGGATCTGCAGAATGCACGCTATAACAATGGCAGTGCGGAACGCAAGGGTTAGTGTTGAGCTATGCTGTAGATCGGGACGAATAATATACTCATAATGAATACTTTTATTTCAGAAGTCGATGTGCCAGTTAACTACAGCACACCGGTCTCCAAGTACAACACCTACAACAGCTACGCAACAGTGGAGGAGCGACCCACAGTCGATAGTCTTCTAAACGAGCTGGACAATGCGCACATCTATGCTGTCCCTAATGGGTAAATAACCGTTGTATACATTGTGTTTATTACAGTCAATTTAATggaaatttctttttaatgttCAGATCTGCTCACAAATCTCCGACGCCCGGTCGTCATGTAACTATTACTGTGCGCGAAACGAAAACCGAGAAGCTCTCAGGACCCGATGGACCAGGTACTGTCTAAAGTGAACTTTTGACTAATGGTTTATGTGCACTTTGCTAATCTTTCTCATATTTTTAGTTGGTTCTGTTGAGGAGCACATAGTGCAACAAAAGGATTCGTACTCACCCAACTTTGCAGCTCCGCCTCAACATCAGACCTACACTTCACAGGCCACCAAGGAATTGGATGATTTAATGGCATCACTGTCGGACTTTAAGGTAAGATAATAATCCGTTGAATGTACTAGTATTTGCAGTTTTTTCTTCATTGTTCTAATAGTATATGACAGctcccaaaagtatgcaacattttaatCACACTAAAATAGTTTagcattttcaaaaaatattgaagtgTAGATAGAAAATTGGGGGGCgtttgtaaattgtaaattaccGTTATAAAAAGTCAATTGTTGTCTCTTAAATTTGTGGTTTGTTGTACTCAAGTAATAGATTACTGAATACTATAAATTTACCGAATTTAATACCGAAAgatgatttgattttaaattagaatttacatataatcgatttctatttttatataaattcggttgtcattattttgaaaaatgactaattttttctaaatataGTTTCTTCTATTATAAATCGAGTTGCTCTTCgcagttatttaaattatcaCACTGATATTCATCTTCCCCACCAAAATAATTGGCTGTTTGTTGGATCTTTTAAATAATCAGAATGGtagaattatatatatgctatgttatgtatgtacttctgaacacatttttatacccgctacccatagggtagaagggtattataacctTGTGCCGGTAGGAAATGTAACAGGTGgaaagaggcatctccgaccctataaagtatatattttcttgatcagcgtcaaaaGCCGAgatgatatagccatgtccatgTGTCtgtatgtccgtctgtccctatgaaacactggatctcagagactataagagatagagctataatttttcgacagcatttgttatgtttacacgcagatcaagattgtttcaaagttttgccacgcccacttccgccctcgcaaatcaacaacaattttaaagctagagtcacgaattttgttatataaaataaaaacaattgtatgtacatatatactacaAGGGGtctcagttgctttggctgacaatcttgTATATTATGCCGTcaatggtattttttgaatgtggtactatatcgatataccaaatataccattcggtatattagtattttgttgtatttttggtatattttgaaaataattatatatttattatatttatttataccgcaatattttgcttttattcaaaatgggtagcgggtaacccacagtcgagcacactcgactgtagctttcttacttgtttattatgTAGTTAATCCAGATATGTTGCGCTATGCTTCTTCAACTTTCCTTCGTTCCTCAATTAAGATCTCTACTgtgattttgtttattttttaagaatcaaattaaaaagtctTTAAAAAATCAGgcacaatattttttttgttgcgttttcaattttttttgcaagtttGTTTCGAGCCAACAAATGTTTTCACTTCTCACCTGTCGTCTGCACAAATTGGATATCGTATCTATgtagatatatacatatatacctgATGTATGCGCGTATCTAGGGTTAGCCAAGTATATTGCCAAAAACAAAGTGCATGATATTTTTGGCACAAGCAGGACGGAACTGAAAacgtttgttgtgttttgaaATTTCCTTTATGTACCGAGTTCATTTTTGGTTGACTCTTTTGgtaataaaaactataaaataaacaaatttatctTGTCAAATAACGTGACGCAAGTTGTTCAAGCAAATCTTAAGACTCCCCCTCTTACCTGTGGCTTTTATTTCCCCTGGCCCACTTAAGTGGCCTGATGAAATGTCAAGAGAAACCATCGTTGAGTTTGTGACTTTGACTTATGTCGAAAAATATTGAAGGTGGAACTTTTAATAGgtgcataaatttgtatagTTTATGATCACGATTAGGAACCATAGAATACGAGTTTAAATTATTGTCATATTTACGCGATTTATTGCACACGGCGCTATAAAACGAGCTGTCTGTCCATATGTCTGCCTATAAATAATACTCGATTTCAACTCATCGCCGAGCGCCTCTAGTCTTCATTGATTCTATTCTATGTAGGTCCATAAAACAATCAATCTCTTggccataaaataaacaaaatacttatttaCCATATTTGCATAGGAGGACGCAACTGTTTCCGCTTCTCGGTAACGATCTCATTCTGGGATTATAATAAGTATTTCAGCTCTCAGTTCACAGCTCGCATCTCTCGTGATCTGACAGTTGTTTTTAGAACTTTCTGACATTGTACACAACGgatggatgatgatgatatatCTTAACAGATGTGCTCTGCATTTTTGTTGTCGCAAGCACGCGCTCCGTTccatataataatattcaaagaaGCGAGCTGCCCAGTTATTCTGTTTGCATCTTTTCCTCTCATATTGGGTCAAGGCTGAACATTCATTGAATCGATTCCCTTCGATTGCTTCCACAACTAGTTAATGAAGTGGTGTCCTTGAAAGCAGTTcatgtctctgtctctgtctctgcacAGCAATTAACTTGAGTgcataataaaacataatgaATCCGTCAGCTGAACAGTGTGTAGCTTGGCAGGAGAACTGTTTACTTTTCCCGCAAAGTCGTTTATTTTTCCGACTTTGATTAAATTTTAGACTAATTACCTATTTGTTTTGccttctttatttatttacctttCATTAGCAGTTTTGATCATCAAAGTGTTtccaataatttttaaattgcattcttTTTTAACATTAAAGAAAACTTGATAGATTTAGAAgatatttgcaattgcagAGTCAGTTTATATATCTAAATTCAGCTTTTAATATAACTCTCATACTTATTTTAAACTTATCTGGAAGAAATTCGCAGTAATCTTcgattttaaatgatttaaaaagttaaaattcaatatttttcaaaatacttGAAGCATCAGCTAAAGATCgttatgaatttaatattttctaatattaGCCATATTGATTGGGCTGTTTTTGATATTCTCGATAATTTTCATTGTCATAAGAATAAACAAccgcaataacaataattatagtAAAGAAAAAGCACAAGCTGAGGATATTCTTTCGAATTGGCAACACCCAGAAAAGGAATGCAATTAATTAGCCACATTCAGGAGATGTCACTTTGATTACTgcaactaattaattaataattaattactaAGTGCAGAATATATTTCTTGGCAATTGTCGATGGTCAGTCGAGTCAGAGGCGTGGTCGTTGAAGGAGGATGGAAAGGGGGagacattttaaattgcatttcaatgtCATTGGCGAAAGAATATATAGAAAgagtgtgtatgtgggtgtataagtgtgtgtgtgtgcggggccatgtttgttaattatttaatatcattttcaatttttgccgTCGGTTCGAGACGCGGCGTGTCCGTGACTTTTGTTGATATGCCGCAAAGAGatgataaatatgaaaatgaaattggcTAGCCATCTATGAATGTTTCAGTGTgcgtgcgtctgtgtgtgtatctatTCAGCTAACtatgtgtacgtgtgtgtacgcaaaaaataaaatacacgaaaaatatataaacaatattgCACACGGCACCTAAACAGCAAATGGTCGGTCGATTCTGTCCGTCCGTCGGTCCGTCTGTCCCTCGGTCGGTTTGGTCTTTTGCTTTGGGGTTCTTTTGGGGCGCCCACACGACACGACGACACGCCCCCGCACAGCGGGCCTCTCGGGTCACCACTGTCAACACATTTCCACAACCAGGCAGGCGACTGCTATAGTTTTTCTAGTCTCTGCTTCTTCGCTACTTCTATTCatttttccattctttttttttgttcattgcAAATCATTTGCATGTCTATTTTTGAAcaagttttttaatatttctctttcatttttgtatatacaacatatatgtatatgtgtatgccTATTTACATAGCTATCCATATGTATTTAGCGAATTGTCTATGTGCGagttttctataattttatgCTCATTTTCATTGCCGCCCCCAATTGGCAATCTGCGGTCTGTCTACGGCAATAATTACAAATCGAGGCCCCCGACATCCTGCCCGccattcaaaaataaaaaccaaaaaaacttTCTTGCTCATTGATCGAAATTTCCTCTAGTTTTCTCCCTGCCACATACTCCTGATCCAGTCCCTCCCTCAACTTAAGCATTTTGGCTGCATCGCTTTTGACCAGCAGAAATGGGGAACGTGTCCAATGCGCTTTTTATGGGGAAATCCTGTTTGCCACCCGGCTAGCTTTCAGTTTTATAGCGCCTCAACGAGATTCTGATCTTTTTTCATGATCTTGCTTTTTGGTAAATACACATGCGTAGTGCTACATGAATTATATCTGAAAATAGCAGCAAATTCCCGCCAACGCTAAAAGCtaatataaatcatattcAGGGGCGGAGTGCGGGTTGCTTGAACAATGGGCGCTTTGTTTTACGGCAGGTCCCTTGTAATTGGGAGTCAAGATAAATGTGTAATGCTAGCTAGAAGCTATAATAATTCAAGCGATTGATTCGTTGACTGAGttaacatatttgaatttaattagggAGTAGAGTactgcaaaataaacatttatataaactCATTATTAACACCTGGAAAACCATGCTGTTATTTTACCCAATTATTTGATATGATTCACtttgaattttattagttGAATCATCCGGGAATAACCTATTGTGTAAATAATCAATTGTTTTGAAGGAAAAATGTTGAAGTATTTATTTGTCTTCGAATGGAATGAGGAATGTATTgggaatttgtttttatttgtatgaatttggaattttcttcaaaaataattCTAGGAAAGATATTTAGCTGATGAATTTAGAAACTCGTAACtcatacttaaaataaaataaaacttgatTTGCAAATCGCATGACAATCTTGTTTAATAGTTGTTGATCTGCTGCTTCTTAAATAGTTGACAGAAATGTTAACGTCATAACAGCTGTAATGTTAAACTACATAAATTTGGAGCCCTCTGTTGATGGGTCCTTTTTGACGCTTGAAACGTCACTGTTATGATAGCAGCGGgtaaaaagtgaaagaaagatagagagagagagagagagactgacaTAAGTAAAGCACTCAATTAGGCGTCTCTAGGTATTGGTTTGGAGCAGCCTTATATTGTAGCTACGCATACAGAGGCAGAGGAaaacagcaaatgaaaatgcaaagttTATGAAAGAAAATTGAATGTTGAAATGGAAACTCGCGCACGACACGCAGAAACACAAGCAAAATCAGAATCAGAAACAGAACAGCAGACAGACattcaaaaaaacaacaaaaattaaaaattgtttgctgctgttgttgttgttggtgttgttggtgttttcgtatttttggcaatgaacAAAAACTACGTCAACTAGAAATCGCTGCTCAGCGTATTTATGAGGAGAGCGTCGTGCGCAACGAAACacacagcggcagcagcagcagcaacaacaacaacaacaacaacaatttgttgaaaGAACATATttagttgttgtggttgttgttgctttcggGTGGCGTCTCTGGGTGGAaaaggcaaaaagcaaaagtttttgtgTTGGCGCGCgcataaaattgaattcagTCGAGCCGAGCACATCGAGCAGCGACGTAAGGAGGCTGATCACCCAGCACAGAATACGAATACTAATTCGAGTCACTGTAATTTTGTACATTGGCAGGTCAGCAGCAatagtaacagcaacagcaacggatACGACGGAgcacagcaacagttgcagcaacatcatcatcagcagcagcaacagcatcaccAACAGACGGTGACGGACTACGCGCAACCGAACAAGGGAACACAGCAGGCGCATCTCACGCAGACCATTGAGGAGACGACAATCGTCGAGGATAGTCGCGAGGATCAGTTGGATTCTATGCTTGGCAATTTACAGGCCAATATGAGTCGTCAAGGTGTCAACACAGTGCAGAAGGGCTGCTGCAATGCATGCGAGAAGCCAATTGTCGGCCAGGTGATCACTGCCCTGGGCAAGACCTGGCATCCGGAGCACTTCACGTGCAATCACTGCAGCCAGGAGCTCGGTACACGCAACTTCTTCGAGCGCGACGGATTCCCGTACTGCGAACCCGACTACCACAATCTGTTCAGTCCACGTTGCGCCTACTGCAATGGCGCCATTCTGGACAAGTGTGTGACCGCCCTGGACAAGACCTGGCACACCGAGCATTTCTTTTGCGCCCAGTGTGGCCAGCAGTTCGGCGAGGATGGGTTCCATGAGCGCGATGGCAAACCGTACTGCCGCAACGATTACTTCGAGATGTTTGCCCCGAAATGCAATGGCTGCAACCGCGCCATCATGGAGAACTATATCTCCGCCTTGAACTCGCAGTGGCATCCCGATTGCTTTGTCTGCAGGGTAAGTTCTTATCACTTTTGTATTTGTCTTGACATTCcctttaaattgatatttaaatttataaacgaAATAAATGCGCATTTAGGATTGCAAGAAGGCTGTGCGTGGCAAGTCCTTCTATGCCATGGAGGGCAAGCCTGTGTGTCCGCAGTGTGTGGGCGTCGACGAGGAGGAGTAAACTCGCTAGCCCAAAACTCAATcccaacaccagcaacaccagcagcagcagcaacaacttgttGAAGttccgcagcagcagcagcaatagcagcacGAAAATAGCCCCCCGCCCAGATACTGAGGCAGACAGAGAAGATAGAAAAAGATTCGGATGATGTGTATTCTGTTGTTTATCgagtggcagctgctgcgtgCCACTTTCACTCGCTCGCTGTCTCGCTCTTTTTTTGTCATCTAGTCATCTAGGGGCTATTTTCGTTGTAAACGTTTTTCGCATTCGTTTCGTCGGGGCCTCAACACGTTGCCCACCAGTCCAGTAACCTCGAGGAGCAGCCACACaccacaacaaacaacacacacaccacagcacacacagagagtcACTTACACATCGATTGCTTTGGCTGCACCACTGCTGACCACCGAGTAATCGGTTGGGTCGGTGGTTGGCGCCCAGAATCGAGCTGCTCTTATTCTTATGATGGCCACGATGGCTTGTGTCTTACGCCCCTGTTGCCCCTGTGAAACTCAGACCCCGGCCCTGGCGTTCAAACGCCATTCTGCTGTTGCCCTGTTGAACTTTTCTATATGCAAAGTTAGATTTAAGTTTTtaggtattttttaaatttaaacatttatgaagcaatattgtaatttgtttttgtaaataaaatttaaataattacatattaaaaagaaaacacacaacaaaaatagaaaaccaaaaagaaaacacaacaaaaatctaaacaaaagcacacaaagcaacaacacgGCAAATACTGCGAGGCGCCAAGGCCACGCCCACCTTGTCACGCTACGTGACAGTTCAAGATCAGTGTCAAGAGATCTGGCCTTGACCTGTCTGCAGGTCGCGTCCCTTGGCcttcagttgttgctgttgttgttgctgttgttcttgttgtcgttgttgctagaaacaaattacaatattGCTACATAGATTCGTGTAGGAGATTAGATATATCGCTCATTTCACGCCCCCACCTCGCAACCCCTGACCAGACTGATTGATGGAGCCAAGGAAGGGGTAGGGAGAGGGGATTGGACAGGAGGGCAGCCTAACTAAGTAGAAACTATTTTGGTTGCTGACGTCTCGCACAgcaataaaacacaaacaaatttagcaaattattttatatatcgtatatatatatatgtatacagaTCTGTTTGTACTCACGAGTACTTGGCCATAACACATTGCATATATTCATCTCCctctctatatacatatattattagaTTCCTTGTTAATCGTGGGCAAATACTTTCATGAACTGAGTTCATTCGAgtagaacaaaaaaaatcccTAGAATATCTAAATCTTTTTTGCTGAAACCGATAATATGGTTTAGGAAAtccaataaattaaattctatattGCACTCTAGACTTTAGAATAcgtatatttatgttaaatttcTCTTGGTTCTTTCCTAAATATTTTACTGTGCAAGCCCAATTTTCATATTATCAGTTTTATTACAAATGTAATCTTAGGAATTTTCTCATTTATCTTTATACATTGTCGTTGGAGGTTTGTCGTTGAAAATGTCCATATCTAAAAATAATCGAGTGCATACTTAAATTGTGCATAATTATAGACTTTCAACAGATTTCAGAAAATTCCTAATGAATTCCAATGAAAATTCTTGCATATATCG
This DNA window, taken from Drosophila nasuta strain 15112-1781.00 chromosome 2L, ASM2355853v1, whole genome shotgun sequence, encodes the following:
- the LOC132783506 gene encoding leupaxin isoform X3 codes for the protein MANYGDYDNLDALLADLQNSVPGQPQQSQPQYGTVQPKQQQQQQQQQFVDNTPGYGSLRGKAQPQVYQEHYSVETRSPTAADLNGVSHQSNGYQNQGTGSLPRSGYNNGIAQNSSGLSELDSLLQDLQNARYNNGSAERKEVDVPVNYSTPVSKYNTYNSYATVEERPTVDSLLNELDNAHIYAVPNGSAHKSPTPGRHVTITVRETKTEKLSGPDGPVGSVEEHIVQQKDSYSPNFAAPPQHQTYTSQATKELDDLMASLSDFKVSSNSNSNSNGYDGAQQQLQQHHHQQQQQHHQQTVTDYAQPNKGTQQAHLTQTIEETTIVEDSREDQLDSMLGNLQANMSRQGVNTVQKGCCNACEKPIVGQVITALGKTWHPEHFTCNHCSQELGTRNFFERDGFPYCEPDYHNLFSPRCAYCNGAILDKCVTALDKTWHTEHFFCAQCGQQFGEDGFHERDGKPYCRNDYFEMFAPKCNGCNRAIMENYISALNSQWHPDCFVCRDCRQPFQGGSFFDHEGLPYCETHYHAKRGSLCAGCSKPITGRCITAMFKKFHPEHFVCAFCLKQLNKGTFKEQKDKPYCHACFDKIFG
- the LOC132783506 gene encoding leupaxin isoform X1; the protein is MPSKLISSSFHSTPLNDCFKVGAFERRLDALLADLQNSVPGQPQQSQPQYGTVQPKQQQQQQQQQFVDNTPGYGSLRGKAQPQVYQEHYSVETRSPTAADLNGVSHQSNGYQNQGTGSLPRSGYNNGIAQNSSGLSELDSLLQDLQNARYNNGSAERKEVDVPVNYSTPVSKYNTYNSYATVEERPTVDSLLNELDNAHIYAVPNGSAHKSPTPGRHVTITVRETKTEKLSGPDGPVGSVEEHIVQQKDSYSPNFAAPPQHQTYTSQATKELDDLMASLSDFKVSSNSNSNSNGYDGAQQQLQQHHHQQQQQHHQQTVTDYAQPNKGTQQAHLTQTIEETTIVEDSREDQLDSMLGNLQANMSRQGVNTVQKGCCNACEKPIVGQVITALGKTWHPEHFTCNHCSQELGTRNFFERDGFPYCEPDYHNLFSPRCAYCNGAILDKCVTALDKTWHTEHFFCAQCGQQFGEDGFHERDGKPYCRNDYFEMFAPKCNGCNRAIMENYISALNSQWHPDCFVCRDCRQPFQGGSFFDHEGLPYCETHYHAKRGSLCAGCSKPITGRCITAMFKKFHPEHFVCAFCLKQLNKGTFKEQKDKPYCHACFDKIFG
- the LOC132783506 gene encoding leupaxin isoform X2, yielding MDRTMYGKIDPGARQPYRTVRSKGIQPGYALLADLQNSVPGQPQQSQPQYGTVQPKQQQQQQQQQFVDNTPGYGSLRGKAQPQVYQEHYSVETRSPTAADLNGVSHQSNGYQNQGTGSLPRSGYNNGIAQNSSGLSELDSLLQDLQNARYNNGSAERKEVDVPVNYSTPVSKYNTYNSYATVEERPTVDSLLNELDNAHIYAVPNGSAHKSPTPGRHVTITVRETKTEKLSGPDGPVGSVEEHIVQQKDSYSPNFAAPPQHQTYTSQATKELDDLMASLSDFKVSSNSNSNSNGYDGAQQQLQQHHHQQQQQHHQQTVTDYAQPNKGTQQAHLTQTIEETTIVEDSREDQLDSMLGNLQANMSRQGVNTVQKGCCNACEKPIVGQVITALGKTWHPEHFTCNHCSQELGTRNFFERDGFPYCEPDYHNLFSPRCAYCNGAILDKCVTALDKTWHTEHFFCAQCGQQFGEDGFHERDGKPYCRNDYFEMFAPKCNGCNRAIMENYISALNSQWHPDCFVCRDCRQPFQGGSFFDHEGLPYCETHYHAKRGSLCAGCSKPITGRCITAMFKKFHPEHFVCAFCLKQLNKGTFKEQKDKPYCHACFDKIFG
- the LOC132783506 gene encoding leupaxin isoform X4; its protein translation is MDDLDALLADLQNSVPGQPQQSQPQYGTVQPKQQQQQQQQQFVDNTPGYGSLRGKAQPQVYQEHYSVETRSPTAADLNGVSHQSNGYQNQGTGSLPRSGYNNGIAQNSSGLSELDSLLQDLQNARYNNGSAERKEVDVPVNYSTPVSKYNTYNSYATVEERPTVDSLLNELDNAHIYAVPNGSAHKSPTPGRHVTITVRETKTEKLSGPDGPVGSVEEHIVQQKDSYSPNFAAPPQHQTYTSQATKELDDLMASLSDFKVSSNSNSNSNGYDGAQQQLQQHHHQQQQQHHQQTVTDYAQPNKGTQQAHLTQTIEETTIVEDSREDQLDSMLGNLQANMSRQGVNTVQKGCCNACEKPIVGQVITALGKTWHPEHFTCNHCSQELGTRNFFERDGFPYCEPDYHNLFSPRCAYCNGAILDKCVTALDKTWHTEHFFCAQCGQQFGEDGFHERDGKPYCRNDYFEMFAPKCNGCNRAIMENYISALNSQWHPDCFVCRDCRQPFQGGSFFDHEGLPYCETHYHAKRGSLCAGCSKPITGRCITAMFKKFHPEHFVCAFCLKQLNKGTFKEQKDKPYCHACFDKIFG
- the LOC132783506 gene encoding leupaxin isoform X5 → MKIDALLADLQNSVPGQPQQSQPQYGTVQPKQQQQQQQQQFVDNTPGYGSLRGKAQPQVYQEHYSVETRSPTAADLNGVSHQSNGYQNQGTGSLPRSGYNNGIAQNSSGLSELDSLLQDLQNARYNNGSAERKEVDVPVNYSTPVSKYNTYNSYATVEERPTVDSLLNELDNAHIYAVPNGSAHKSPTPGRHVTITVRETKTEKLSGPDGPVGSVEEHIVQQKDSYSPNFAAPPQHQTYTSQATKELDDLMASLSDFKVSSNSNSNSNGYDGAQQQLQQHHHQQQQQHHQQTVTDYAQPNKGTQQAHLTQTIEETTIVEDSREDQLDSMLGNLQANMSRQGVNTVQKGCCNACEKPIVGQVITALGKTWHPEHFTCNHCSQELGTRNFFERDGFPYCEPDYHNLFSPRCAYCNGAILDKCVTALDKTWHTEHFFCAQCGQQFGEDGFHERDGKPYCRNDYFEMFAPKCNGCNRAIMENYISALNSQWHPDCFVCRDCRQPFQGGSFFDHEGLPYCETHYHAKRGSLCAGCSKPITGRCITAMFKKFHPEHFVCAFCLKQLNKGTFKEQKDKPYCHACFDKIFG
- the LOC132783506 gene encoding leupaxin isoform X6; translated protein: MPSKLISSSFHSTPLNDCFKVGAFERRLDALLADLQNSVPGQPQQSQPQYGTVQPKQQQQQQQQQFVDNTPGYGSLRGKAQPQVYQEHYSVETRSPTAADLNGVSHQSNGYQNQGTGSLPRSGYNNGIAQNSSGLSELDSLLQDLQNARYNNGSAERKEVDVPVNYSTPVSKYNTYNSYATVEERPTVDSLLNELDNAHIYAVPNGSAHKSPTPGRHVTITVRETKTEKLSGPDGPVGSVEEHIVQQKDSYSPNFAAPPQHQTYTSQATKELDDLMASLSDFKVSSNSNSNSNGYDGAQQQLQQHHHQQQQQHHQQTVTDYAQPNKGTQQAHLTQTIEETTIVEDSREDQLDSMLGNLQANMSRQGVNTVQKGCCNACEKPIVGQVITALGKTWHPEHFTCNHCSQELGTRNFFERDGFPYCEPDYHNLFSPRCAYCNGAILDKCVTALDKTWHTEHFFCAQCGQQFGEDGFHERDGKPYCRNDYFEMFAPKCNGCNRAIMENYISALNSQWHPDCFVCRDCKKAVRGKSFYAMEGKPVCPQCVGVDEEE